Proteins encoded within one genomic window of Acidithiobacillus sp. AMEEHan:
- a CDS encoding ABC transporter permease, producing MPNELRHHPIVQTIVDQGVLIAFVLLVVFLAFVAPHFVSTANAFSILIDAAPLVLLALCELVVMLVAGIDLAVGAIAGFTGAIAATMMLQGIPWPIATLLALLAATLAGTLQGLIINYLRVTDFITTLAGLSIFSSLTLIITDGEPMNINANGFNALGEGHLLGVPTQIWIAAFIVVLVALWLGLTASGMHLYAIGGNRTAAYRAGIRVRRLRSLAYAFSGVSAGIAGVILAAQLATADPNAGRGQELPAIAAVVIGGVSLFGGRGSVWGAVLGALILSTILDGLVLLNISPFYTELVEGIVILLAVMMGHLRKRSSN from the coding sequence GTGCCTAACGAACTGCGCCACCATCCCATTGTGCAGACCATTGTCGACCAGGGTGTGTTGATCGCCTTCGTGCTCCTGGTGGTATTTCTCGCCTTCGTGGCACCGCACTTCGTATCCACGGCCAACGCCTTCAGCATCCTCATCGATGCCGCGCCCCTGGTCCTTCTCGCCCTTTGCGAACTGGTCGTCATGCTGGTGGCGGGCATCGATCTCGCCGTAGGAGCCATCGCCGGATTCACCGGAGCCATCGCCGCCACCATGATGCTGCAGGGGATTCCCTGGCCCATTGCCACCCTTCTGGCGCTCCTCGCAGCGACGCTTGCCGGCACCCTGCAAGGACTCATCATCAATTACCTGCGGGTGACCGATTTCATTACCACCCTGGCGGGCTTGTCCATCTTCTCCAGCCTGACCCTGATCATCACCGATGGCGAGCCGATGAATATCAACGCCAATGGATTCAACGCCCTCGGTGAGGGGCACCTGCTCGGGGTTCCCACACAAATATGGATTGCCGCGTTCATCGTGGTTCTGGTGGCGCTTTGGCTGGGCCTCACGGCATCCGGGATGCACCTCTATGCCATTGGCGGCAACCGTACCGCTGCCTACCGCGCCGGCATCCGCGTGCGCCGTCTGCGCAGCCTCGCCTATGCTTTCTCCGGTGTCTCGGCAGGCATTGCCGGGGTGATTCTGGCGGCACAACTTGCTACCGCGGATCCCAACGCCGGACGCGGGCAGGAACTACCAGCGATCGCCGCAGTGGTCATCGGCGGCGTTTCCCTCTTTGGTGGTCGCGGTTCAGTCTGGGGCGCCGTACTCGGCGCCCTGATTTTGAGCACCATCCTCGACGGTCTGGTGCTTCTCAACATTTCTCCCTTCTACACCGAGCTGGTGGAGGGAATCGTCATTCTTCTGGCGGTCATGATGGGCCACCTGAGAAAAAGAAGCAGCAACTGA
- a CDS encoding ATP-binding cassette domain-containing protein gives MTDSVPLLELRNIGKRFGAVYALRGIDLQIAPGEVLALLGDNGAGKSTLVKVIAGAHAPSSGEMFLQGERVSLFDPRHAHDLGIETIYQDLAVAENLDVATNIFLGRERKSQVLGFLPVLARREMRREAAKALQNLAIELPLRQVVGELSGGQRQAVAIARAAYWQARLVIMDEPTAAIGVGEHEAILKLIQNLAQSGVAVILVTHTMPDVWQVATRIVVLTRGEKALEGRTEELTEERVVRAMLVGREARA, from the coding sequence ATGACCGACAGTGTACCGCTCCTGGAGTTGAGAAACATCGGCAAACGCTTTGGTGCCGTGTACGCGCTGCGCGGCATCGATCTGCAGATCGCCCCGGGAGAGGTTCTCGCCCTACTCGGCGACAATGGCGCCGGCAAATCGACTTTGGTGAAAGTCATCGCCGGCGCTCACGCTCCCAGCAGCGGGGAAATGTTCCTGCAAGGGGAGCGGGTGTCGTTGTTCGATCCGCGACACGCCCACGACCTGGGGATTGAGACGATCTACCAGGATCTGGCGGTTGCCGAGAATCTCGATGTCGCAACCAACATCTTTCTGGGTCGCGAGCGTAAATCGCAGGTTCTCGGATTTCTGCCGGTCCTCGCACGGCGGGAAATGCGTCGCGAGGCGGCAAAGGCCCTGCAAAACTTGGCCATTGAGCTACCGCTGCGGCAGGTGGTGGGGGAACTGTCCGGCGGGCAGCGGCAGGCAGTCGCCATTGCCCGCGCGGCATACTGGCAGGCACGTCTGGTCATCATGGATGAACCCACGGCGGCGATCGGCGTTGGCGAGCACGAGGCCATTCTGAAACTCATTCAGAACCTTGCGCAGTCCGGGGTGGCGGTCATTCTGGTTACCCATACCATGCCCGACGTCTGGCAGGTGGCGACGCGCATCGTCGTGCTGACCCGCGGTGAAAAGGCCTTGGAAGGCAGAACCGAAGAGTTGACGGAGGAGCGCGTCGTGCGCGCCATGCTCGTCGGGAGAGAAGCTCGTGCCTAA
- a CDS encoding substrate-binding domain-containing protein has product MKAKKPAALLLATLGSLALLGTATAAPQYTFGLLLSAMTPYFATIKSGAETEAKKLGVQLLVENGNNDSATQSNQVDTLIARKVNLLLINPTDAKALIPAVEKANAAHIPVVFIDRKADGGHAIAYFASDNTQAGAQACQFLANRLHGKGNLFLLLGISGASATNERTAGCDSVLQRYPNIHVVARQSGHFSRRGGLTVTREVLIAHPNLNAIYAENGQMAIGAVRAAEAAGHLKNLSIAMIGSGSAGETQLVKEGKIALSVAQQPAVMGALGVEAGYNYLKTGTVFVPVPLHMDYAPGQRP; this is encoded by the coding sequence ATGAAAGCCAAAAAACCCGCCGCCCTGCTCCTTGCCACCCTCGGCAGTCTCGCTCTGCTTGGCACCGCCACCGCTGCGCCGCAGTACACCTTCGGTCTGCTGCTCTCGGCCATGACCCCCTATTTCGCTACCATCAAAAGTGGTGCCGAAACTGAGGCAAAAAAACTGGGAGTGCAGCTCCTGGTCGAAAACGGCAACAATGACTCCGCCACCCAGTCCAACCAGGTCGACACCCTCATCGCGCGTAAGGTCAACCTGCTACTGATCAACCCTACCGACGCCAAGGCCCTCATTCCCGCCGTGGAAAAGGCCAACGCAGCACATATTCCGGTGGTGTTCATCGATCGCAAGGCAGACGGCGGCCATGCCATCGCCTACTTTGCCTCAGATAATACCCAAGCCGGCGCCCAAGCCTGCCAATTTCTCGCCAATCGCCTGCATGGCAAGGGAAACCTGTTCCTGTTGCTAGGTATTTCCGGCGCCTCGGCCACCAATGAACGCACCGCCGGCTGTGACTCCGTGCTGCAACGCTATCCCAATATCCATGTCGTTGCCCGGCAATCTGGTCACTTCAGTAGGCGAGGCGGCCTGACGGTAACGCGCGAGGTCCTGATCGCGCATCCCAATCTGAATGCCATCTATGCCGAGAACGGTCAGATGGCCATTGGCGCCGTGCGCGCCGCCGAGGCGGCTGGACACCTCAAAAACCTCAGCATCGCCATGATCGGCAGCGGCAGTGCCGGTGAAACGCAGTTGGTCAAGGAAGGAAAAATCGCGCTCAGCGTCGCACAGCAACCGGCGGTCATGGGCGCCTTGGGGGTCGAGGCCGGATACAACTACCTGAAAACCGGTACGGTCTTCGTGCCCGTCCCGCTCCACATGGACTACGCGCCCGGCCAGCGTCCGTGA